A window of Pseudodesulfovibrio hydrargyri contains these coding sequences:
- a CDS encoding calcium-binding protein produces the protein MPSIASMFSTTFRQAGASGNPLRPGVAASLDVRQGRGEPARPFDGDVATLSDQARDLSRATRPELPDLSYVPAYTSTWQTVTSLATASGRTLEIQALDGGYFRMSVLDSQGGVEKTVALDGDYLVREDESGNLVLENYVQGDETDGDDIIITTTGAGVSGGGGDDRIVGLGVGKYASPGRDLIDSGPGNDSVFLYGTGRNPLGVDTGDGDDRVTVNGGMGIRLDTGSGDDTVTGAVISGTIDTGEGDDVVDASSGISADIDTGDGDDSLRAGGSISGNIDTGAGEDELEAGYAISGNVSTGSGRDRLDASYSLGGNVDTGDGDDVLGSGYEIIGNIDTGGGNDFLDAGVNIDGHVETGDGDDFLGAGYEIGGSVETGDGGDVLEAGYQITGDVDTGDGNDFLDVGYEIEAAVDTGDGSDVVRAGYSISGDVDTGEGSDVIRSGHDPEGDVDPGDGTAVVAVGRDAERGYYGLLPAPGPQRYADAFDGKGATNYRLRRLDIHI, from the coding sequence ATGCCCAGCATAGCCTCCATGTTTTCGACCACGTTTCGCCAGGCAGGGGCGAGCGGGAATCCGCTCCGTCCGGGCGTCGCGGCCTCCCTCGACGTCCGGCAGGGACGGGGCGAACCGGCCCGGCCGTTTGACGGCGACGTCGCCACCCTGTCGGACCAGGCCCGGGACCTGAGCCGGGCCACACGGCCCGAGCTCCCCGATTTGAGCTACGTCCCCGCGTACACCTCCACCTGGCAGACCGTGACCTCCCTGGCCACCGCCTCGGGCAGGACCCTGGAAATCCAGGCCCTGGATGGGGGCTATTTCCGCATGAGCGTCCTCGACTCCCAAGGCGGGGTGGAGAAGACCGTGGCCCTGGACGGGGACTACCTCGTGCGCGAGGACGAGTCCGGGAATCTGGTCCTGGAGAACTATGTCCAGGGCGACGAGACCGACGGGGACGACATTATCATCACCACCACGGGCGCGGGCGTGTCCGGCGGGGGCGGCGACGACCGGATCGTCGGTCTTGGGGTCGGCAAGTATGCCTCGCCGGGCCGCGATTTGATAGACAGCGGGCCGGGGAACGACTCCGTGTTCCTGTACGGCACGGGTCGCAACCCCCTGGGCGTGGACACCGGCGACGGCGACGATCGCGTGACTGTGAACGGCGGGATGGGGATCAGGCTCGACACCGGGAGTGGCGACGACACCGTCACCGGCGCGGTCATCAGCGGAACGATCGACACCGGCGAGGGGGACGATGTCGTGGATGCCTCGTCCGGGATAAGCGCCGACATCGACACTGGGGACGGCGACGATTCGCTCCGGGCCGGGGGCTCCATAAGCGGGAACATCGACACCGGCGCTGGGGAGGACGAACTGGAAGCCGGATACGCCATCTCCGGGAACGTCTCCACCGGAAGCGGCCGGGACCGGCTCGATGCCTCATACTCCCTCGGCGGCAATGTCGATACCGGGGACGGCGACGACGTCCTCGGTTCCGGGTACGAGATCATCGGGAATATCGACACCGGCGGCGGCAATGATTTTCTGGATGCCGGAGTCAATATTGACGGGCATGTCGAGACAGGGGACGGCGACGACTTTCTCGGCGCGGGGTATGAGATCGGAGGTTCTGTCGAGACCGGTGACGGCGGTGACGTCCTGGAGGCCGGATACCAGATCACAGGCGATGTCGATACCGGAGACGGCAACGACTTTCTGGACGTCGGGTACGAAATCGAGGCGGCCGTCGATACCGGAGACGGGTCGGACGTGGTCCGGGCCGGATATTCCATCTCGGGCGACGTGGACACCGGCGAGGGGAGCGACGTGATCCGGAGCGGGCACGACCCCGAGGGCGACGTGGACCCGGGGGACGGCACGGCCGTGGTGGCCGTGGGCAGGGACGCGGAACGGGGATATTACGGACTGCTGCCAGCGCCGGGCCCGCAGCGGTATGCGGACGCCTTTGACGGGAAGGGCGCGACCAACTACCGTCTGCGCCGTCTCGACATCCACATCTGA
- a CDS encoding efflux RND transporter permease subunit — protein sequence MSEFFIRRPIFAWVIAIVIMLGGLLALRTLSVSQYPDIAPTTVRITCDYPGADAKTVENSVTKVIEQGMTGIDYLDYMTSTSTSTGRTEISLTFTNAADPDVAQMQVQNKLQQVTSQLPDVVQSNGLSVTKSSASFLMVLGFVSTDDTLTSTDIADFVDSSLNDTLKRVEGVGDTRLFSSSYAMRVWLNPDELTEYSLMPGDVARAIEAQNTQISAGQLGGLPAVQGQQLSATITARSRLQTPEQFRNIIVKSSPDGSVVRIRDVGRVELDAESYTTSTTYNNHPTAGLAIQLATGANAIQTAEAVERTLEELRPTFPDGVDVVYPYDTTPFVKLSIEDVIETLIEAIILVFFVMFLFLQNIRATFIPTIAVPVVLLGTFAVLAIMGYSVNTLTMFAMVLAIGLLVDDAIVVVENVERVMATEGLGPREATSKSMKEISGALVGIATVLSAVFVPMAFFGGSVGVIYRQFSVTIVSAMLLSVVVALILTPALCAAMLKPSHGESKFRFFGWFNKGFDIGTNAYHDGTAWILRRTGRFLLVFALITGIMVWMFYRLPSSFLPVEDQGILITMVQLPTGATQERTKRVLKEVSDHFLNDEKDAVEGVLTVAGFSFSGAGQNVGIGFIRLKPFDERHDPSLSAQAVAGRAMGTFMKNREARIFTLAPPAIHGMGNSNGFDFYLRDINGAGHQKLMEVRNQLLGMAAQSPLLANTRPNGQEDEPQYHIDIDEEKASALGLSFSDINTTLSTAWGSDYVNDFIDRGRVKPVYLQGDRDFRMQPEDVNRWFVRNDNGGMVPFASFANGRWTYDSPRLERYNGASALEIQGEAAQGVSSGDAMAEIRRLVSQLPPGYSMSWTGLSAQEELSGNQAAPLYAISVLVVFLCLAALYESWSIPFAVIMAVPIGIFGALLAASSFGQSNDVYFKVGLLTTIGLTAKNAILIVEFAVAEQAAGQGVIAATLKAAKLRLRPILMTSFAFILGVLPLAIASGAGSGAQNSVGIGVMGGMISATVLGVFFIPLLYVGLRKVFKYKPPQYQDDVPASVPAASVDTDETA from the coding sequence ATGTCCGAGTTCTTTATCCGGCGGCCCATCTTCGCCTGGGTCATCGCCATCGTCATCATGCTCGGCGGCCTGCTGGCCCTGCGGACCCTGTCCGTCTCCCAGTATCCCGACATCGCCCCGACCACGGTCCGGATCACCTGCGACTACCCCGGCGCGGACGCCAAAACCGTGGAGAACTCGGTGACCAAGGTCATCGAACAGGGCATGACCGGCATCGACTACCTCGACTACATGACCTCCACGTCGACCTCCACGGGCCGGACGGAGATTTCCCTGACCTTCACCAACGCGGCCGACCCCGACGTGGCCCAGATGCAGGTCCAGAACAAGCTCCAGCAGGTCACCTCTCAGCTGCCCGACGTGGTCCAGTCCAACGGCCTGAGCGTGACCAAGTCGTCGGCCAGCTTCCTCATGGTCCTCGGTTTCGTGTCCACCGACGACACCCTGACCTCCACGGACATCGCCGACTTTGTGGACAGCTCCCTGAACGACACCCTCAAACGCGTGGAAGGCGTGGGCGACACCCGGCTGTTCTCCTCGTCCTACGCCATGCGCGTCTGGCTCAACCCGGACGAGCTGACCGAATACTCGCTCATGCCCGGCGACGTGGCCCGGGCCATCGAGGCCCAGAACACCCAGATCTCCGCCGGACAGCTCGGCGGCCTGCCCGCCGTGCAGGGGCAGCAGCTCAGCGCGACCATCACCGCGCGCTCGCGCCTCCAGACCCCGGAGCAGTTCAGGAACATCATCGTAAAGAGTTCCCCGGACGGCTCGGTGGTGCGCATCCGCGACGTGGGCAGGGTGGAGCTCGACGCCGAGAGCTACACCACCAGCACGACCTACAACAACCACCCCACCGCGGGCCTGGCCATCCAGCTGGCCACCGGGGCCAACGCCATCCAGACCGCCGAGGCGGTCGAAAGAACCCTCGAGGAGCTCAGACCCACGTTTCCCGACGGGGTGGACGTCGTCTATCCCTACGACACAACGCCGTTCGTCAAGCTGTCCATCGAGGACGTCATAGAGACCCTGATCGAGGCCATCATCCTGGTCTTCTTCGTCATGTTTCTGTTCCTGCAGAACATCCGGGCCACGTTCATCCCGACCATCGCCGTGCCCGTGGTCCTGCTCGGCACCTTCGCTGTGCTCGCGATCATGGGGTACTCGGTCAACACGCTGACCATGTTCGCCATGGTCCTGGCCATCGGCCTGCTCGTTGACGACGCCATCGTCGTGGTCGAGAACGTGGAGCGCGTCATGGCCACCGAGGGGCTCGGCCCGCGCGAGGCCACAAGCAAGTCCATGAAGGAGATTTCCGGGGCCCTGGTGGGCATCGCCACGGTCCTGTCCGCGGTCTTTGTGCCCATGGCCTTCTTCGGCGGTTCCGTGGGCGTCATCTACCGCCAGTTCTCGGTGACCATCGTCTCGGCCATGCTCCTGTCCGTGGTGGTCGCCCTGATCCTGACCCCGGCCCTGTGCGCGGCCATGCTCAAACCCTCCCACGGCGAATCCAAGTTCCGTTTCTTCGGCTGGTTCAACAAAGGGTTCGACATCGGAACCAACGCCTACCACGACGGTACGGCCTGGATCTTGCGCCGTACCGGCCGGTTCCTGCTGGTCTTTGCGCTCATCACCGGCATCATGGTCTGGATGTTCTACCGGCTGCCCAGTTCGTTTCTGCCCGTGGAGGACCAAGGCATCCTGATCACCATGGTCCAGCTCCCCACCGGAGCCACCCAGGAACGGACCAAGCGGGTGCTGAAAGAGGTCAGCGACCATTTCCTGAACGATGAGAAGGACGCCGTGGAAGGCGTGCTCACCGTGGCTGGATTCAGCTTCAGCGGCGCCGGGCAGAACGTGGGCATCGGCTTCATCCGGCTCAAGCCCTTCGACGAACGCCATGACCCGTCCCTGTCGGCCCAGGCCGTCGCCGGCCGGGCCATGGGGACCTTCATGAAGAACCGCGAGGCGCGGATCTTCACCCTGGCTCCGCCGGCCATCCACGGCATGGGCAACTCCAACGGCTTCGACTTCTATCTGCGCGACATCAACGGCGCCGGGCACCAGAAGCTCATGGAGGTCCGCAATCAGCTCCTGGGCATGGCCGCCCAAAGCCCGCTGCTGGCCAACACCCGGCCCAACGGCCAGGAGGACGAGCCCCAGTACCACATCGACATCGACGAGGAAAAGGCCAGCGCGCTCGGACTCTCCTTCTCGGACATCAACACCACCCTATCCACGGCCTGGGGCAGCGACTACGTCAACGACTTCATCGACCGCGGCCGGGTCAAGCCGGTCTACCTTCAGGGCGACCGGGATTTCCGCATGCAGCCCGAGGACGTGAACCGCTGGTTCGTGCGCAACGACAACGGGGGCATGGTTCCCTTCGCCTCGTTCGCCAACGGCCGTTGGACCTACGACTCCCCGCGCCTGGAGCGCTACAACGGTGCCTCCGCCCTGGAAATCCAGGGTGAAGCCGCCCAGGGGGTCAGTTCGGGCGACGCCATGGCCGAGATAAGGAGGCTGGTCTCCCAGCTCCCGCCCGGCTACTCCATGTCCTGGACCGGGCTGTCCGCCCAGGAGGAACTCTCCGGCAACCAGGCCGCGCCGCTCTACGCCATCTCGGTGCTGGTGGTCTTCCTCTGCCTGGCCGCCCTGTACGAGAGCTGGTCCATCCCGTTCGCGGTCATCATGGCCGTGCCCATCGGCATCTTCGGCGCCCTGCTGGCGGCCAGTTCCTTCGGGCAGAGCAACGACGTCTACTTCAAGGTCGGCCTGCTGACGACCATCGGCCTGACCGCCAAGAACGCCATCCTCATCGTGGAGTTCGCCGTGGCCGAGCAGGCCGCGGGCCAAGGCGTCATCGCTGCCACCCTCAAGGCGGCGAAGCTGCGCCTGCGGCCCATCCTGATGACCTCGTTCGCCTTCATCCTCGGCGTTCTCCCCCTGGCCATCGCCTCGGGCGCGGGCTCGGGCGCGCAGAACTCAGTGGGCATCGGCGTCATGGGCGGCATGATCTCGGCCACCGTGCTCGGCGTGTTCTTCATCCCGCTGCTCTACGTGGGCCTGCGCAAGGTCTTCAAGTACAAGCCGCCCCAGTACCAGGACGACGTCCCGGCATCCGTCCCGGCCGCCTCCGTGGACACGGACGAAACCGCATAG
- a CDS encoding efflux RND transporter periplasmic adaptor subunit has protein sequence MMSLLSVKEESALQILSIYSRFATGRMAFAPLLLLSLLVLGGLAGCEDKTPKASANTAPVEVGVEVLHPQSVPLTTELPGRTAASLVAEVRPQVDGILRERLFREGSEVLAGEVLYRVVPSTYKAEYSNALAALKRAQAALPSSESKAKRYAELIGQGAISEQDYQDAQSVYEADLAAIASAKAALESAKISLDYTEIKAPISGRVEMSDLTPGALVTANQSVPLTTIRQLDPINVDLTQSSTTMLNLRQAIASGEISVEGKTMKVKLKLENGTIYPYEGTVEFAGAKVDESTGTYTLRAEFPNPDRLLLPGMYVRAIIQDGVFQNGFLLPQMAVGRTPKGEATALFVDKDDKIQQRLLKVRGSHGNSWLVGSGINDGDRLLVLGSQSVRPGQVVTAKEMDVDDATGEIKPVSTGVKTATEAPANEAKEG, from the coding sequence ATGATGTCGCTTTTGAGCGTCAAGGAGGAATCCGCATTGCAGATCCTGTCCATATATTCCCGTTTCGCAACGGGCCGCATGGCATTCGCCCCGTTGCTCCTGCTGAGCCTGCTGGTCCTCGGGGGACTGGCCGGCTGCGAGGACAAAACCCCGAAGGCCTCGGCCAACACGGCTCCGGTGGAGGTAGGCGTCGAGGTCCTGCACCCGCAGTCCGTGCCCCTGACCACCGAGCTTCCGGGCCGGACCGCAGCCTCGCTGGTGGCCGAAGTCCGTCCCCAGGTGGACGGCATCCTGCGCGAACGGCTGTTCCGCGAAGGCAGCGAGGTCCTGGCCGGCGAAGTGCTCTACCGGGTCGTGCCCTCGACCTACAAGGCCGAGTACAGCAACGCCCTGGCCGCCCTCAAGCGGGCCCAGGCCGCCCTGCCCAGCTCCGAAAGCAAGGCCAAGCGCTACGCGGAACTGATCGGCCAGGGGGCCATCTCGGAGCAGGACTACCAGGACGCCCAGTCCGTGTACGAGGCCGACCTGGCCGCCATCGCCTCGGCCAAGGCCGCCCTGGAAAGCGCCAAGATCAGCCTGGACTACACCGAAATCAAGGCCCCGATCAGCGGCCGCGTGGAGATGTCCGACCTGACCCCCGGCGCGCTGGTCACCGCCAACCAGAGCGTGCCCCTGACGACCATTCGCCAGCTCGATCCCATCAACGTGGACCTGACCCAGTCGAGCACCACCATGCTCAACCTGCGCCAGGCCATCGCTTCGGGCGAAATTTCGGTCGAGGGCAAGACCATGAAGGTTAAACTCAAGCTCGAAAACGGGACCATTTATCCCTATGAGGGGACCGTGGAATTCGCGGGCGCCAAGGTGGACGAGTCCACCGGCACCTATACCCTGCGCGCCGAGTTCCCCAATCCGGACCGTCTCCTGCTGCCCGGCATGTACGTCCGGGCCATCATTCAGGACGGCGTGTTCCAGAATGGCTTCCTGCTGCCCCAGATGGCCGTCGGACGCACCCCCAAGGGCGAGGCCACGGCCCTGTTCGTGGACAAGGACGACAAGATCCAGCAACGCCTTCTCAAGGTGCGCGGAAGCCACGGCAACTCCTGGCTGGTCGGCTCCGGCATCAATGACGGTGACCGCCTTCTGGTCCTGGGCTCCCAGTCCGTCCGGCCGGGCCAGGTCGTGACCGCCAAGGAGATGGACGTGGACGACGCCACCGGCGAGATCAAGCCCGTTTCGACCGGCGTGAAGACCGCCACCGAAGCCCCCGCCAACGAAGCCAAGGAAGGCTAA